The Candidatus Nanosynbacter featherlites DNA window GTAAGTCACCCCTACTAACGATGGCGTTCATACCAACTGAGGTAGCTTCGGTAAAAAATCCCCAAAGAGCAATACCTAAGAGTAAGACAATTGGATAGGTTTTTGTGCCGTCGGTAAACTTCAAAAATTTCACAAACACCAAATACATCACCAAAAACAGCAACAGTGGCTTCAGTACTGACCATAAGATTCCTAAAAATGAACCTTGATAGCGCAATTTAAAATCAGTTTTTACTAATTCGAGTAAAATTACTCTGTTTCGTTTATTAAACAACTCCTGCATATACCAAGTCCGATTATACCGCTTTTTAATCTTTTAGGCTAATCACAAGTCGTCGATCGCGACCTTCGCCCTCTGAGTGAGTTTCTATGTCATTGAAATCATGTGCGGTGTGGTGTACCGTCCAGCGGTCAGCCGCGTTAAGATCCAACCTCTTAGGCTCGCCAGTGTCTCGGACTTCCTGAAACCAAGCGCGAGCTTTTTCAGCAAGTTTTTCAGCGTGCTGCTGCTTGTAGTCAGCGATATCTAGGTTAACTCGTTCCACTGCGGCATTGCTGTTGCGAAGCAGTGCTGAGAGTAAGTGTTGGATACTGCGCAACGTCTCAGCGCCGCGACCAATCAGTAGGCTATTGTATTGCGTTGATGGAATCTTTACGATCAAAATATCGTCTTCGATGGACACTTCAGCCGTTATATTTAGGTCGAAAAAGGCCATCAAATCCTCAACATATTTCTTGATGTAATCGATTGTTTGCTGCTGATCCATGATTATTCCTCCTTATTCCTTGGCCTTGATCCGGGTGATTTTTGCCTCAGTTGCTGTCGCTGCACGCCTACTTGCTTGAGATTTTTTGGAGTTTTTCTTTGACTTGCTTGGTGTTTTAGAAATAGTCTCCATCTCATCACTATCTCCCTTTAAGATGATGGCATTTTGCGCATATGCCGCAACGTTTGAGACGGTTAGATACAGTGCTAGGGCACCCGGTAGGTTGATGATCACGAAAAACATAAAGATTGGCATAAATTTCATCATCTTGCGCATCACGATAGCATTGATCTCTGACTGATCTGCCTCTTTGCCTTCAGCAGCTTCTTGCATGATATCGCGCAATCGCTTCTTACTGTCGCTCGCTGGAGAAATTTGTTTAGTGGTCAAAAACTGCATCACCGCCGCCAACACAGCCAAAATTAGTAAACTCCAGGTAACACTACTGTTACTAACTGCGTGCTGTGTGAGGTCAACCATCCCCAAAAAGTTCTGATTGAGTTGATCTGGGTGAGCTACTAAATTGGATACTACTGGTAATTGTTCGATAAAATCATATGCGTATTTAGCAAGGTCGCCGGTATGAACCCGGCTAGACACAAAGATTTGCACCACTCGGTAAATACCGATCAATACTGGCAGCTGAATCAAAAGCACGCCAATTGAACCAAACATGCTAATGTTGTGCTCTTTATATAATTCCATCATCGCAAGCGCTCGTGCCTGGCGATCATTCTTGTATTTGGCGTTAATTTTCGCCAGTTGCGGCTGCATTTTGCGCATCGCTTTTGTCTGATGTAGCTGTTTTTTAACCATTGGCCACAGCAGAAGACGGATGATGATAGTAAAGAGGATAATACTGACACCAAAGTCTGGAATTAAGCCGTAAATGGCCATTAAAATATTAAAAATTGGCTGTACAATCAGAACATCAAAAAAACTCATGCCTCACATTATATCAAAAAATATGTCATTTATACAGATTAGCCTGGGAGAATAGTCGTTTAACTTCGTTTTGAATACTCTTGTATTCCATGTGTAAAAAATCAGCCGTAACAATAATCAGCGCTATATCATGATTATCTTTAAGCATTGGCAGCTCAGCTCGAATCACCTCGTACACCCGTCGACGCACCCTATTACGGCGAACGGCTGATTTGAGGACTTTTTTACTGATCACCACAGCAAATCGACTGTGTTTCCGGCGTGGATTGGTGATATATTTTACTGTCATTACACGAGACCTCACAGCATCACCATTTTGATATAAATACCGTAAACTGCCGTGACCGTGAAATCTGTGACGATGCGTTAACATTCTCTTAGTATACCAAATACCACTCCGATATACATCAGGAGTGGTATCAGATCATCGAGCGCACTAAGTATTATTTACAGTGCAATCCGTGCACGACCTTTTAGGCGGCGTCGCTTCAAAACAGCGCGACCAGCCTTTGTAGAAACGCGTGCTCGAAAACCGTGCGTACGGGCACGATGACGTTTGTGTGGTTGAAATGTTCGCTTTGGCATACTGGGTGATAGTTTAGCGTTTTTTTGGTTTTTTTGCAAGTATCAATTGTAGTTTTCCACTGCTCGGTCTATTTTATCCACAATTATAACAGAGGTGACGTGTGCCTGTGGAAAAGTTTACCTCTATTTTCAGTTTCTCTTCCATGAGATGTCTATGCTTGTGGAAAACTCTGTCTTTTTGCTATAGTACAGAGTAGATTATGTGTGAGGGGTTATAAC harbors:
- the rpmH gene encoding 50S ribosomal protein L34 codes for the protein MPKRTFQPHKRHRARTHGFRARVSTKAGRAVLKRRRLKGRARIAL
- a CDS encoding protein jag, whose product is MDQQQTIDYIKKYVEDLMAFFDLNITAEVSIEDDILIVKIPSTQYNSLLIGRGAETLRSIQHLLSALLRNSNAAVERVNLDIADYKQQHAEKLAEKARAWFQEVRDTGEPKRLDLNAADRWTVHHTAHDFNDIETHSEGEGRDRRLVISLKD
- the rnpA gene encoding ribonuclease P protein component → MLTHRHRFHGHGSLRYLYQNGDAVRSRVMTVKYITNPRRKHSRFAVVISKKVLKSAVRRNRVRRRVYEVIRAELPMLKDNHDIALIIVTADFLHMEYKSIQNEVKRLFSQANLYK
- a CDS encoding YidC/Oxa1 family membrane protein insertase, with translation MSFFDVLIVQPIFNILMAIYGLIPDFGVSIILFTIIIRLLLWPMVKKQLHQTKAMRKMQPQLAKINAKYKNDRQARALAMMELYKEHNISMFGSIGVLLIQLPVLIGIYRVVQIFVSSRVHTGDLAKYAYDFIEQLPVVSNLVAHPDQLNQNFLGMVDLTQHAVSNSSVTWSLLILAVLAAVMQFLTTKQISPASDSKKRLRDIMQEAAEGKEADQSEINAIVMRKMMKFMPIFMFFVIINLPGALALYLTVSNVAAYAQNAIILKGDSDEMETISKTPSKSKKNSKKSQASRRAATATEAKITRIKAKE